AAACTGGAATGTAACGGATCCAATGGCTGCATAGTGACGCTACCAAGTCAATTGGAGTGTCAATTGGTTAAACTTGACGCTGAAAAGAGTGTATTTGAGCTGCGCgctaaagaattggatgatAAGGAAAGTACAGAACATCAGcatgataaagaattggttagCGACCATTTGCTAACTTCATTTGTTCTGCTTAAAGGCGAGACAGTGACTATGCCATTTGTCAAAGGAACCATATTAGATTTTAGACAGGCTGAAGCAGTTTTGTCAATGAAACCATTTGATCCCTTAGAACataatgacgatgaagacAATGTTACGGAAACCgaagatgaaatggttGCAGTCATGACCAAAAGTGATGATTTCCATAGAATGGAAAGTACTTCTACAAAATTTGCAAGCGTACAGCATTCACCAGCTACACCACGTATTGAAAAAGCTAAACCTGCTACGCAACCTAATCTACAATCACCTCTAGTGCAAAACAAAATAGATCCTACGCCGAATTCACATATTCCTGAATTAGAGACTCCATTGACACCAACAAAACCTAAGAAGTTAGATCTACATCTAGATACTCAGCGGCAAGTACAAGAAACCCCACTAGCGAACCGAACTAATCAAGCACCTCCACTCCGTCGTGATAGGGAAACCGCTTTTGGTAAAGAACCTGAACCACCTAAATCGAAGCCCAAACATAACAAGAAGAGTGATGATTCTCAACAACATAAACGTAAGCAGCAGAAATCATCACCTGCACCCTCCACACCTGAAGCCCTTATAGAATCTCTAGAGCAACGTGGTATCAATTGTTTGGCATTGCAACATGTACTTGCTAACAATTTGGCTTTCGCTAGTGTCTTGCAAACTCCGCTTTATCAATTACAGGATGTGAATTCTACAATCAGCACATTATCCAGGGAAGAATTACGCGCATTACTCGCCAAAGAACATTGCATAGGAGTCATACATCGCCAAGGTAAAGATGCAGCTGGTAAGCcattagatgaagaatacTTCTACGATGTAGAAAATGATAGTGACCTTGAAAGGAGGAATCTCGTTTTTGCATTTAAAGGTGGCAGATCCGGTCTCAGATCCTGCAGAAAAGTTCACAAACAGTACTTCTGGAAAAAACCATCTaaataattcaaataatGTCTTTATATCGTTAATTGTACACATAATTTCCTTATTTATatgtaatttttttatttttgaaGTGTATTATACCACACTCATGAataaaaaaacaaaaaaaacCAACAATAGATTACAGTAATAGCGTTATACCGCAtgctttttcaaaaaatcttgCATCTCTTCAGTGTCCACATCTTGAGGGTCCTCGGATGAAATAGCCTGTAACAACCCATCTAACATACCGTCAACTTTATCCTCGTCCACCTTCAGACACAGACAAAGAACTCTTCTAAATTTACTCTCCAAATCACTCTGCTTTTGTTTGATGACGTCTATCGTTGAATTCAAACGATCTCCATTTCTCTTGTAAGCATTGATTCTTGCTTTTAGTAAGAACGATGGCGGTAACAttgtttccaatttatcctCACCGTTCTGCGAACAAGTGGATCGTACATgcttcaaaatcttgtCTACAGATTCAGTTGCAAGTAACTTATCGATATTACCGCCATATTCATTAACCAATTTGTTCTCTAAAATGTCATAAATGAAATCAACCCTAAACGGTTCGTCAGCATCAAATTCACTTGAATCCCAATCTGCTCCTGAATCATCATCGGGCGATATACCTAATTGTTTACTTTCTAGGCGaaaactttcttcttcttcttgtatTTCCTTTTTAATATTGGCCAGTTGTTCCTTTAATAGGGCGTGTTCATCTTGCAACTGTTTGGCGTGAGCCAACCTATCACGACATGCCGCTAACATTTCACGGTGAGAATTCAAATCCTTGTGAAGTCTATCCAGTTTTTCTTGATGTTCCTTGACTTCGGAGTCGTAATCTTTTGACACTGTCCCCAATAAAGCTTGCATCTCTTCGATTAATGACATGGTATCTGGGACTTTAGTATCCCCAGCAGTGGTAGATGCAGGATCAGCCAGGTGGTTAAGACCAGCGGTGGAAATTCCATTAGAAAGCAACTTTGATGTTCCAGCACCAAAATCCACTGGACGTAATCCTGATTTATTAGCAACGTAAGGATCTGCACCGTAGTCCAATAGAGCATCTACAAGGGCAACATTACCCAGCCTCGAAGCGATGTTGAGACAAGTATCACCGTTGGAATCAGGTGCGTTAAGCATGTGAGAAATGACCCATTTTAAATCCAAAGTATCGAGGATAGGATCTGATCCCGAaccttcaattgatcttgattGCTTCTTAACGATCCACCCCATTAAAATATCCAAGTAGTA
The genomic region above belongs to Zygosaccharomyces rouxii strain CBS732 chromosome F complete sequence and contains:
- a CDS encoding FHA domain-containing protein (similar to uniprot|Q04383 Saccharomyces cerevisiae YDR501W PLM2 Plasmid Maintenance and to uniprot|Q06266 YLR183C Saccharomyces cerevisiae TOS4 Transcription factor that binds to a number of promoter regions, particularly promoters of some genes involved in pheromone response and cell cycle; potential Cdc28p substrate; expression is induced in G1 by bound SBF) — encoded protein: MAGPFPPSSPVASGAFESDPFEYEDNGFISKDWKGHSAELQQRGGWYPTPDPSSSIGRSSSPIRAAITHGSSPERQESTKHLHKAQAKPKSKPIAIELDALDPSRLAVGRKHSVCDIVLPSKKSISRQHAFISYMAHKNQVKLECNGSNGCIVTLPSQLECQLVKLDAEKSVFELRAKELDDKESTEHQHDKELVSDHLLTSFVLLKGETVTMPFVKGTILDFRQAEAVLSMKPFDPLEHNDDEDNVTETEDEMVAVMTKSDDFHRMESTSTKFASVQHSPATPRIEKAKPATQPNLQSPLVQNKIDPTPNSHIPELETPLTPTKPKKLDLHLDTQRQVQETPLANRTNQAPPLRRDRETAFGKEPEPPKSKPKHNKKSDDSQQHKRKQQKSSPAPSTPEALIESLEQRGINCLALQHVLANNLAFASVLQTPLYQLQDVNSTISTLSREELRALLAKEHCIGVIHRQGKDAAGKPLDEEYFYDVENDSDLERRNLVFAFKGGRSGLRSCRKVHKQYFWKKPSK